The Candidatus Poribacteria bacterium genome contains the following window.
TGTCGAAGATAATTCCTTCAACGCTCGCCATCGTATCGTAATAATCGTAACGCGCGAAGACATCTAAAGCCTTATCTGGAGGGGTGTCCTTCAGATTGGGATGTTCCGCACTGTTGTTTGGTTGCCTGAAAAATGATAGAATATCGTAGCCTGCCTCGACGTACCAACCCAAGGCTGAGCTTCCTATCGGTGTTCGCTTCACATTGAGGTTATTGGAGAGTGTGCGGTTAACTTTAGACAGTCGATCCGCATTTTCAAGCGTTCCCCAGAGGAGCAACCCGCGCACTTTCACCGCATTCACCTCATAAAATCCGTGAAAACTGACAATCCCGACGTGTGCATCGAAATCCACGTCAGGTTTCGGTCGGTTCGCTGCAGTGTCGCCGTAGTAGCCGGAAATACCGACGGTCGCGTTTCCGTTAAACGTGTAATCGAGTCGTCCAACGAACGCAGGTGCTTCAGCATTCACAGTTTCAAATCGCAGTTGGTGTCCACGAACTATCCAGTGCCGGGAACTAAAGCCGGTTGAATCCAATCCGTTGATAATCTGTGCTTGATAGTTCAGTGAACCGAGTGAACCGAAGATTTCAACACCGGTTTCGTGCCAAATCGTCGGGATGAGGTGTGTCTCCGCTTCCGGACGCGTTGTTGTAAAGTAGTGTTGTGGTCGGTGCCGTTTCGCGACGAGTCCCACTGGAACGATGATGTGTCCAACGCGGAGGTTGAAGGATGGCTGGAAGGAGAAAACAGCGGCGAGTTTTTCGACGATCACTTCGCCGCCTTTTTCAATCTCTGTCTCAAATTCCCCGAACTCTTCAAATTTGTCGAATTCCATTGTACTGCCGGTGCCACCGTGCTCGAACTCAAGTTCCGATTCGAGTCGGATAGTATCGTTGATACTATATTTTGGCGCAATGACGAAACGTTCCACGTCAATAGCAGCGCGCCTATCTGGGTCGAGTTCCCAATCGAAGTGGGAGTAGTTAATCACGCCATATCCAGAAACCGAGAATGGATTTGATTCAGCAGTAGCACTGACACTTAATAAAATAGACATTCCCCAAATCACGAGGAAAAGTAGTTGTTTCTTCATTAATATATATGTTGTTTTTCTAATATGATATTGAGACTCATTATCATATTTAGTGGCGTTCAGTTTACTTTTTTGATTTTATGTTAGAGATCGCGTTTCTAAAAATTGATAACGAATCTCATTATCTTTTAATTATACCCGCCATTCTCGCGAATGTCAAAAAAATCACGATAAATTTGCGGATAATCGCACGAATTGTTTTAATTTTACTCACAATTTCGGTGAATGTCAAAAAAATCTGCAAAAAACATCAAAATTTTTTAGTAAAATCTAAAATAAGAAGGTATTGGAAGTTCAATTACCACTTCTTTTAACGGTCTGCCTCAGATAGTTTACGCATTGCCGCTTGATATAATGCTCTGCTTTGGTTTCCAAACGGTCCTGGATTGGATAGGTTGTCTGGGAATTCCGAGAACAATTTCGCTTCACTGACTTCATTAAGATCCGTTGGACTACCCAATTCTTTAATCTCCCCTAAGTAAGCCATCCCTCAATATTCGAGGTTGTACATGAAGCAGTGTATGTAGCACAGAACTTCGATATTTTCCAGCGTCGCGCCTGTCTCTTCCAAAAGTTCACGGTGGGCTGTTTCTTCTGCCGTTTCTCCTGGGTCAACGCGTCCTCCGGGTATTACCCAGAAGTTATTGTCGCGCCATTTACAGAAGAGTATCCGGTTTTGTTGATGCGCGACGCAGTTGACAAATTCAATTTTTCCTACATCCTTTGGCGGATCACCAAAGTGGAGAAACATGTGTCCGTCCTGTTCTTCAATCCTTTGAACCATTTTTATTGTTTCTCCCAGATTTGTACGTTATGTCCCGGCAAATCGAAAGGATATTCGCCATATTCAAGCGTAGGCAGTCCGTTATCATCGACTGTGACAACAACATAGAGTCGATGTGGTGAAGTCCTTGTGTCCACGCGTTCAACGAACTGCCACTGGTCACCACTGGAGGTCGTTACCCGTATCTTTGTCCAGAGGATGCCTTCCCCATCTGTGTATGTTCCATCCGATATTTGGATGCTATGCGGATCATCTGGCGGTAAGGTGAAACTTTCGCCGATTGTAGAGGTTGAGTTTAAGTGCGTGTGCGATACAAGCACCCATGTCCCCGGTACAGGCACCTCAACACCGTTCTGATCGACGACCCAAACATGGTCGCGTACGGGAACATCTGTTTCAGAAATCTCGGGTTCTATTATTTGGTGAACACGCTCGCAAGCGGAAAGTCCAATAACAAATGCCGTAATCGTCAATATGAATGTGAGTTTTGTGATGTGTCTGTTTTTGATGTTCATGATAAATTCCTTGAAAAAATAAAACATTGGATTAGGAAATCGAACGCTTGTATAGACCGCGGAAAATCGCTGTTTAAAGCTCACAAGTTATAGAAATCGTAGAATGTCTCAATAGAACATTCAGGTCTCAGCACTTGGTACGGAAAGCATTGGAGGCAGCCTTCAACAGTTTTCTGCGCTTTGAGACACGCCAAAAATTGTGCAGCGGCGGGTTGGCGAACGGATCCGTGGCGGGCAACAAATTGTCCCCACAACGCCCAGAATGTGGTTTCATAACTGACCGGTTTCGCTGTTTTGACATAGTCTGGCGGGAAGAGTCTCAGGTAGGCTGGAATGTTATAGAGCCACGAACCACCGCGCACTGTTTCTACATCGGGATGATTTGCTTGGATATAGCGAAACATCGCTGATAACTCCGACTTTCGGAGTGGCATTCTTTCCTTACTCAATGTCCCGTGGTCAGAGGTCTCACGATTTTCAAAGTGAAGCCGAAGTTTTTTCGTGCCGCGCCATGGATAGACGTATGAGAAACACCCAAAAAATCGCCTCTCATCAGAAGCATCTGGGTCCGCAGCCATGTGTTGGAGATAGAAGTTATATGTCCAATCTTCGGGATTATCGGATGTGCAAAAACCGTCGATAAATTCATCCCAGAGCGGATTCGGAATATCATGAGAGACTCGCAAGTTGAACAAAGTTCGCAATATTGTATAGTCGATGAGTGCGTCTGCCAGTGCTTGATTGGAGACTTCGGTGATTTTCTGAGCGAATCTAACTTGCAGTGTCAGAAATTCCTTTGCGTATTGTATCAACGGATTCTCCTATATTGTCCCTGACCGACATCTCAACCGACTGTTCCATCCTTTCGTTGATGGAGGATGACACGATTGCCATCAGGGTCTTCAATAATCGCCCAAAAACATACAGCGGATTCACCCAAAGGTGAATGGGCGTGAATTCCTGCTTGTTCTAATTCTTCTAAGGCAGCCTTAACGTCTTCAACAGCAAGCGCGACCGTCCCTCCACCGGGGTGTGTGAAATCGTAACCCTGTCCTAATACCAGTGTGCCGGGATTTATCTCAAATTCTGCCCATGTGCCTTCATGCACTAAACATGCCAGTGGCATCCCAAGCAGGTCACGATAAAAGGTGAGCGATTTCTGCATATCGCTCACCGCAAAGAAAGTAAAGTCGATACCTAATACATTCATAGTTTCTATCTCCTCAACACCAACCCAAATGTTGTGCTAAGCAGCAAGGATTTGGATCGGATACTCAAGGAGATGAGACAGAGAGTACTCGTCGGACGGTGGCTGGTACTCACCATCGTATTCGGGGGCTGTCCAGAAAGTACGCCAATCCGTGGCTTGATCCCGCCCGATGTAAAGCGTCTTTCCAATCACCGCCCATGCTGTTCCATCGGATGTGAAAGCAATACAGCCTGTGCTAATCCGATCGGTGGATTCTGTGAGGTGATTGTTGAGTTCAGTCCACGTTGAGCCGCCGTTCTCCGAACGACAGAGCCAAGCACCACCGCCTCTCGGTCCGTTTTGGACTGTGGCGATCAGTAGGTCTGGGTCTGCTGGATGTACAGCGATAGCGGTGCCGTAGCGACGCGGTAAACCTTCGATCCGATTTGCCCACGAGTTCCCTCGGTCTCTACTGACATAAACACCGTTTTGCGTGTTCGCATAAACTCGATTATCGTCTGCAGGACACGTAGCGACCTGATGGACATCTTTATGAAGTTCCGGCGTGACGGGTTCCCAAGAAGTCCCTTCATCGTTGGAACGCATGATGCTTCCCACATGGATGTCAGCGTAACAAAAACCGTCTTGGGTTTTGGCAAGCGTCCGTACGGCTGGGGGACCGCCCCACGGCGTGTACCAATCTTTCCGACATTCTAATTCGTCAAACGCGACGACCCGTTCAGCGGGTCCTCCTTCTCCAACGAGGCGATAGACATAAGCACCCTCATCTGTTCCAATGAGCAGTGTCAACGGATCCTCACGAACAATGAGCAACGAAGCGATTGGATCCTCTATACCTGTTGGAATTCGTTTCTCACTATCTTCCGATAAAACCAGTAGCGTTCCATCCGACAAGGCAGACACCACGGCTTGACCGTCTGACAGTGAAACCATTGCGCCATGGGGAGCCATTTGATGGTCTGTGCCGTTATAGACTACGGTAGGTTCACTATTTCCATCATCTCCAACGGCATAGATAGCATTGTAAGTGGCAATAAACATGATGTTTCCTCCTTTTAATGGTTCTCCTATATTAACCCAAGTTGCTACGGACAAGATTTAGGCAATGAGGCTGATTATCCGTGGCATTTCACAGCGTAAATTGTTAGTTTGCCGATGCAAAAGCACAGACTAACAGTCTATGCTACAAAGATGGCAGCTTGCGTTATATTATAACTGGTGTGTCAATCGAATTTATCGACAAGGCGATAGTAGTTCAACAGGTCGGCGGATTTATAGGTTTCCACCTTGTCTGGTATTATCTCATCCTCGGTTATGGCAACTTGCAGTGGATCAATGTAGATTTTTTTGTCGTCTGAAATTTTTGTGAGGTCCACAAAATAAATATAAATTGTCTCATCCGGTTCAAACTGGTCGGGGTTGTCAAAGGAAACGAGTCGTTCCGTCACACCTATCTTATCGGTTCCCGCCATCCCCATTCTATTGGTTCCTGGTGGACCTGCCGCGCAAAATAGTGCGAAAAGAAAGTCCGGCGTGAGATAGATTGCTTCCAACGCTTCTTCGGGAGGTCTTTCCGGTGGCGCGTGTGCCTTATGTTTTTTTAACTTCGAGAATGACTGTTTGCTTCCGTGGTATAAATACATTTTTCCTTTCATAAATCCGCGAGATATCTTGAAAATCAATTATATCATATTTTGTTTGGTTTACGATGCAAATTGTCCAAATACCCTTTTTTATTCCTCGGTTAAGTGCAAATCAGTAATCGCCGCAATAAATCGCTCGGCTACTCCTTGTGCGAGTTTATTTTCCCTGTCATTTTCTGAATTTAGCGAAGCTACCATAAGTACCGCTTGGACGAAGTAACGTGACATAGCGAGGCGATAGTCTTCCCAACATGCCTCGAAGGTATATCCATTAACGCCATTTGCCTTTAGTGTTTCGTGATAGATTTTTAGGAGCTGCTGTTCCTCCACCTGCCGGTTTGATGTAACTTGTAAGCACCCGCCGATAAACCATGCAACGTCCCAAACTCCCTCTCCGCGTGATATATCCTGCCAGTCAATCACAGCAAAGCTTTGCTTTCCAAGAGAAGCACCAAAAAATACATTCTCCAAGCGAAAATCACCGTGGACCAAGGTTCTCGGTGGTTTCCTGAATTGGGATTTGTCCGCTAATTTCTCAGGTAATTGTTCTCCGAAAGCCTTAGCTGCATCCGTCAACAGAGTTCCTGCTTTGCTAACAAAAATGGGAAATGCGTTTTGGTATTGATTGAGAACCCAACGGGCAATGGAATCGGAATCCGTTGGTGAACCAACTAACCAATCAAATCCTTCAAGCTTCTCACTTTGCCACCAGTGGGCGTGAAAACCGGCAATTGCGCGAAGAGCAAGAGCTGTTTCTTCCGCTGTACTTCCTCTGATTTGATCTCCGACTTTTGCGGGTGTAAGGTCTTCAAGAATCCTAACATACTTCCCATCGGTGACGTTCATAGCACTGTAATAGCAATAGGGCGTGCGAAGGTGTATCTCATCGGCAAGGTGCTGATAAAACAGAATTTCACACTTATCTGGCGTAAATGGGCGTGTTTTCGCTCGCAGCGGTTCGTCTGGCGCATGTAATTTGACAACCAATGTGCTTGGTAGTGTCAATTGAGATTGACTAAAACTAAGATGCAAACGTGCTAACTGTCCAGCACAAGTGAATTCCGCAATTGGTTCAATACAAAGTGATGTTATAACGACATTCGGGAGCGTTCCTGTTGAGCATAGTGCTTCAGTGAGCCATTGCGGTGTAATATCGTCAGGCGTGTTAGGGATACTTAATAGTGCCACCCAAGTTCTACCCTATAATCTTTCTTAGATTCTATTACTCGGTCGGATATTATTATACTTTAACCGTATCACTTTGTCCACCTTTTCTGTAGAGACTTTCCATTAAAAGATTGTCACAGCGTATATAAGTTGCTATAATAATCATGTCTGGAGGAGGTGCTTTTTTGTGTTTTGTGTGATATAAACACTTTATCTGGAGATGCTTTGGCGATTGAGATAGAATGTCTCTTTCTTCACACGAATACGTGAGAAAAAATGAATAAAAAACAAGCCCTTTTAGGTTTTATGCTCATTGTGATGATAACACAGCGATGGGCTCTGTTTGCACAGGAGATTTCCCCGGTGTTCGAGCCAATCCACCCGTATCTGGCGACCCCTGCCCCCGGTCATATTTATGAAATTCCTGTCGTCATCATGAGGTTTTTACCGACGGCAGATGGAAAAAATTTAGATGTCTCCATGGCAGCGGATTATCGGAGCCTCGGTGAGATTTCCTTGGAGGCACTGAAGGAAAGAATTGATGTTTTTGACAAGCGCATTAAGTTTATGCTCGAAGAAGGCAGTCGATTTAGAGGCTATAAAACACCTTCGGTCGCGCCATCGATAGGTTATCGGGTGGTAGCATATATTACGGTTTATGAACAAACACCTCGTGGTTCTGTTATTGGAGAGGTAAATGGATTTCCTATCTATGCGCCTGATTTTTATCAGATATTCGAGAGATTTGATATGGCACATTATGTCAACAGCTTAGGTGTCAAAGAGATTTGGGTATGGATGGGCGGAGTTTCGCCTGATTTTCCGAGTTATGATCCAAGGCTCCATAAGCCTGAAAATTTCAGAAATTGGTGGGAATCCAACATGTCAAGTCCTCTGACTGGTGACATTTCCAACAGCAATCGGGATAACACTGATTTACCTGTGTATAATTCAACCTATACGGTTTATGGACAAAATTTCAGGCGCACCCAAGCGGAAGCCGTTCATAACCATGGACATCAATTGGAAGCGATATTGAGCCATGTCAATCATTTACAGCACGGTAATACAGACCTTTTTTGGAAAAAATTTGTCGGTCAAGACGAAAATGAAGATTTCATCACAGGACGTGTGGGCTGGACACACATGCCCCCGAATACAACCAAACACTACGATACTCAAAGCTCCGCACATGTCGAGAGTGATATTGAAGATTGGACCCCTGATAATAACGGTTCAAAGAAAGTGGTTAATGTTGATACCTGGGGAAATTTGACCTATCAGTGGCCCGACGCGAACCTTACTGAGATTCCGCAACGTGTGGAGTCACAATGGTATATCTACTGGATGCAGAATATGCCCGGGCATGGAAATCGGATTCGATACGGAGAGAAAACCATGACAAATTGGTGGGTGTTCACCGGGGATTGGGATATGGCTATTTCGTCCAAACTGGGGCTTACCTCCAAGTAATGCGTAAGCCGTGTCAACCGCTTTCATAACTGTAAGAAACGATAACTATTGGCGCGGAAGACAGCAAGCCAGAGGCGAAAAACAACACTTATCTGGTTACTACGATTTTAGACATGTAGCATTTTCATGAATGTATTGTAACTCGAAAAGTCTTCAACCCAAAATTCACATTTTCCCTTTAGGCGCGCGCCGACACCTATAAAGTGCCATCCGAGTTCTTGGGTCGCCTGCATATCCCATTCAGCATCGCCTATGTATACGACACGTTGGAAGCAATGCCCTAACTGCGATAGGCACTTGTTCATAATCGTTACGCGCTCATCACCATCATCACTGGAAGTTAGAACCGTGTTCTCCAAGTTAAATCCTACATGTTGAAGTTTCATTTGGGCAGTATGTCTCCAACCGCCTGTCGCGAATCCAACTTCGTAGTCTTCTGCAGTGGTAAGTTTATTAATCAGATGAATAGCTCCTTCTTTTGGACGACATTTTCCGCCGTTTTGAAGGTACTGCCGAATCAATTCGCCGAATTTTGTGCGAACTTCCTCAACTTGTCCTTTTTCCTGAATGTTATTCTCCTCCATGATTTGTCGCAAACTACCTGTGTCGGTGACGTTTTTGTATTTGCTCCAATCACTATAGATATAAACTTCACCCAGGACTTCTCTTATTGCGGAAATGTAACAGGCATCATCGAAACCGAAGTTTTCGACCAGGGTGCCATCAATATCAAATATTGTAGCGATCATTTATTACTTTCCCCTATTTTTTCGGTTGTTATGTTCAGGAAGGGCACCCCCTATGCGTGGGTGCAGTTCCCGTTCTATCCATGTAACATCGCCGCGTTCAAGTGCCCCGTTTTCTCGGAGTATTTCTGTGAAGCGTTTGGGGGCAATTACTCGTCCCCAGTGGAATTCACGAGCAGTTTTCGTTCATTCAAGGGTTGTACCGGCCGGTTGTTATCATGAATAATCGCTTTAAACGCTGCGATTTGTGTTTCAGACATCTCGATCGGGGTTGTCAGCACAATCCATTTGACACCTTCTGAACAAGGCGGGGTTGTCAACGAACCGTCGTAACGATA
Protein-coding sequences here:
- a CDS encoding VOC family protein, with protein sequence MNVLGIDFTFFAVSDMQKSLTFYRDLLGMPLACLVHEGTWAEFEINPGTLVLGQGYDFTHPGGGTVALAVEDVKAALEELEQAGIHAHSPLGESAVCFWAIIEDPDGNRVILHQRKDGTVG
- a CDS encoding phosphotransferase produces the protein MALLSIPNTPDDITPQWLTEALCSTGTLPNVVITSLCIEPIAEFTCAGQLARLHLSFSQSQLTLPSTLVVKLHAPDEPLRAKTRPFTPDKCEILFYQHLADEIHLRTPYCYYSAMNVTDGKYVRILEDLTPAKVGDQIRGSTAEETALALRAIAGFHAHWWQSEKLEGFDWLVGSPTDSDSIARWVLNQYQNAFPIFVSKAGTLLTDAAKAFGEQLPEKLADKSQFRKPPRTLVHGDFRLENVFFGASLGKQSFAVIDWQDISRGEGVWDVAWFIGGCLQVTSNRQVEEQQLLKIYHETLKANGVNGYTFEACWEDYRLAMSRYFVQAVLMVASLNSENDRENKLAQGVAERFIAAITDLHLTEE
- a CDS encoding HAD hydrolase-like protein, with amino-acid sequence MIATIFDIDGTLVENFGFDDACYISAIREVLGEVYIYSDWSKYKNVTDTGSLRQIMEENNIQEKGQVEEVRTKFGELIRQYLQNGGKCRPKEGAIHLINKLTTAEDYEVGFATGGWRHTAQMKLQHVGFNLENTVLTSSDDGDERVTIMNKCLSQLGHCFQRVVYIGDAEWDMQATQELGWHFIGVGARLKGKCEFWVEDFSSYNTFMKMLHV
- a CDS encoding NUDIX domain-containing protein, with the translated sequence MVQRIEEQDGHMFLHFGDPPKDVGKIEFVNCVAHQQNRILFCKWRDNNFWVIPGGRVDPGETAEETAHRELLEETGATLENIEVLCYIHCFMYNLEY
- a CDS encoding autotransporter outer membrane beta-barrel domain-containing protein codes for the protein MSILLSVSATAESNPFSVSGYGVINYSHFDWELDPDRRAAIDVERFVIAPKYSINDTIRLESELEFEHGGTGSTMEFDKFEEFGEFETEIEKGGEVIVEKLAAVFSFQPSFNLRVGHIIVPVGLVAKRHRPQHYFTTTRPEAETHLIPTIWHETGVEIFGSLGSLNYQAQIINGLDSTGFSSRHWIVRGHQLRFETVNAEAPAFVGRLDYTFNGNATVGISGYYGDTAANRPKPDVDFDAHVGIVSFHGFYEVNAVKVRGLLLWGTLENADRLSKVNRTLSNNLNVKRTPIGSSALGWYVEAGYDILSFFRQPNNSAEHPNLKDTPPDKALDVFARYDYYDTMASVEGIIFDNPRWERRTWTFGINYHIHPKMVFKSHYSLRRLATKDKNKENTFALGFGFQY